Part of the Leishmania infantum JPCM5 genome chromosome 34 genome, TTGTACATAGCAAGGACTTTGATGCCATGTCCGCCAACACGCGCTTCGTGCAGACGCCGGAGGGCGAGCTGTCGAAGCgcaaggaggtggtgcacacCGTGACGTTGCACGAGGTGGACGTGATCAACTCTCGCCAGCAGGgcttcctcgctctctttgCCGGTGACACCGGTGAGATCAAGCCCGAAGTGCGCGAGCAGATTGATCAACGCGTCGCTGAATGGCGGGAGGAGGGTAAGGGCGAGATCGTTCCCGGTGTACTCTTTATCGACGAGGTCCACATGCTCGATATCGAGTGCTTTTCGTGGCTGAACCGCGCGCTGGAGAGCCCgttggcgccggtggtgatCGTCGCGTCGAATCGTGGCATTTCGCGTATCCGCGGCACACAGTACAAGGCGCCACATGGCATCCCGATCGACCTGCTGGATCGAATGATGATTATCACCACGAACCCGTACTCGCAGGAGGAGCTCGGCAAGATTATTAACATTCggtgcgaggaggaggatgtgGAGCTGACAGAGGACGCATTTGTCCTCCTGACGACACTCGGCCAGAAGACGTCGCTGCGCtacgtgctgcagctcatTACGACGGCGAACATGGTGGCGCAGAAGCGGAAGTCGTCGACCGTGTCGGTGGACGACATCAAGAAGGTGTACCTTCTCTTCATCgacctccgccgcagcgtggagctgctgcaggagcacgAGAAGGACTTTCTTtttggcgaggaggacgcacACGTCGAGAACTCGACCCGCGTACGCGTAGGTGACGGTGAGGAAGATTGcggcaacgaggaggagacggtCCGGTAAATCGCTTGCGTGTACGTGTAGTAGTGCTCAACTAGAACAAGGCGGCGACCGTAAAGGGGCTGCGGTGGAGTTAGAGGGCCTGATCGAGATGACACCGACGAC contains:
- a CDS encoding putative ATP-dependent DNA helicase — translated: MTEGPIRTAEARDLTRVERVGAHSHIRGLGLDDTLEARVSSQGMVGQMEARRAAGVVVQMVKKGKIAGRCVLLAGGPGSGKTAIAMAMAQALGPETPFTMIAGSEIFSLEMSKTEALTQAFRRSIGVHIKEETEMIEGEVVEVTIERPSTNPAEAHQRTGQLVLKTSDMESTFDLGQKMIESLQKEKVQVGDVITIDKATGRISKLGRSFVHSKDFDAMSANTRFVQTPEGELSKRKEVVHTVTLHEVDVINSRQQGFLALFAGDTGEIKPEVREQIDQRVAEWREEGKGEIVPGVLFIDEVHMLDIECFSWLNRALESPLAPVVIVASNRGISRIRGTQYKAPHGIPIDLLDRMMIITTNPYSQEELGKIINIRCEEEDVELTEDAFVLLTTLGQKTSLRYVLQLITTANMVAQKRKSSTVSVDDIKKVYLLFIDLRRSVELLQEHEKDFLFGEEDAHVENSTRVRVGDGEEDCGNEEETVR